A window from Rana temporaria chromosome 8, aRanTem1.1, whole genome shotgun sequence encodes these proteins:
- the LOC120910397 gene encoding olfactory receptor 11L1-like has translation MNVNRSQLVQFRILGFPGPLSLQYIFFSLLLITYLITLLSNSAIITITLIERRLHTPMYYYLRNLSFLEICYVSVTVPKILSTVTSHGRSISLYGCMTQLFFFFALGSTECFLFSLMAYDRYLAICQPLRYTTLMNRTMCRGGSLCAAIGGLITTFPQNILISRLPFCGSDINHFYCDSPPLLQLSCTNTYLIDMMEFFNASLAILTSLLVTLISYVYIIVTIIKIPTTTGRKKAFSTCFAHLIVVFIYYSTITFMYVRPKLSFSFSLNRVVAVFYTVITPILNPIIYCLRNKDVKEAIKKHLGLETNKEIN, from the coding sequence ATGAATGTTAATCGTAGTCAGCTGGTTCAATTCAGAATTCTTGGATTTCCTGGACCTCTGAGTTTGCAATACATTTTCTTTTCCCTCCTGCTGATAACATATCTAATAACTCTCCTGAGTAACTCTGCGATCATCACTATTACGCTGATAGAAAGACGCCTGCACACTCCTATGTACTATTATCTCCGCAATCTCTCTTTTCTAGAAATCTGTTACGTCTCTGTGACTGTCCCCAAAATTCTGAGCACCGTCACATCACATGGGAGATCCATTTCATTGTATGGCTGCATGACGCAGCTGTTTTTCTTCTTTGCGTTGGGATCCACCGAATGCTTCCTATTCAGCCTAATGGCCTACGACCGATACCTAGCCATCTGCCAGCCGCTGCGCTACACAACCCTGATGAATCGTACTATGTGCCGTGGAGGCAGCCTGTGTGCCGCCATTGGAGGCTTGATCACCACCTTCCCCCAAAACATCTTAATCTCCCGACTTCCCTTTTGTGGAAGTGATATTAACCATTTCTACTGTGACTCCCCTCCCCTTCTGCAGTTGTCCTGTACCAACACTTATCTCATAGACATGATGGAGTTTTTCAATGCTTCCCTAGCGatcctgacttctctgctggtgaCTTTGATTTCGTACGTGTATATTATTGTCACCATCATTAAAATACCTACAACTACCGGTCGGAAAAAAGCCTTTTCAACGTGTTTCGCCCATCTAATAGttgtgtttatttattatagTACTATTACATTTATGTATGTGAGACCAAAACTCAGTTTTAGTTTTTCCCTTAATCGAGTTGTGGCGGTTTTTTATACAGTGATAACGCCTATTCTTAATCCTATCATTTACTGCCTGAGAAATAAAGATGTGAAAGAAGCCATCAAAAAGCACCTAGGTTTGGAAACAAATAAGGAAATTAACTAG